TGCCACCCTGGCCCTGGTGGCCATCATGGTGATCTCGACCCTGTTGGAGCAGGCCGGCTTCTTCCGCTGGGCAGCGCTGCACCTGGCCCGGCGCGCGGGCGGCAGCGGCCGCGGCCTGTTCGTGGCCGTGATCCTGCTGGCCACCGCCGTGTCGGCTTTCTTCACCAACGACGCCACCGTGCTCATCGTCACGCCGATCGTGCTGGAGATGGTGGAGGCCCTGGGGTTCGGCCACCAGGCGCTGCTGCCCTTTGCCATGGCCTGCGGCTTCATGGCCGACGCCATGTCGATCCCGCTGGCGGTCTCCAACCTGACCAACATGATCGTGGTCCGGTACTTCGACCTCTCCTTCGCCCGGTTTGCGTTGATGATGCTGCTGCCCAGCCTCGCCTGCCTCGGCGTGACCACCCTGGTGCTGCTGGGGTACTACCGGCGGGAGATCCCCCGCCGGGTGGATGCCTCGGGGCTCGGCGAACCGGCGGCGGCGATCCGCGACCCGTTCCTCTTCCGGGTCGGGGTTGCGGTGGTCTGTGGGATGATCCTGGCCTTCCTGTTTAACCGGACCGCCTTCCACGTGCCGACCTCGGCGATCATGACGATCGGCGCGGTGCTGCTGCTGCTGGCGGCGCTCCGGAACCGGGTGGTGGAACCGTGGCCGGCCATCCGGCGCGCCCCGTGGCACGTGGTGGCGTTCGCCCTGGGCATGTACCTGGTGGTCTTCGCCCTGGGCAAGGCCGGGCTGACCGGCATGGTGGCCGGCCTGCTGCAGGGGCTCACGGCCCGAGGGCTGGGAGTGACCGTCCTGGGGACGGGCCTTCTGGTGGCGCTGCTTTCCGCCGGCGTGAACAACCTGCCCGGCGTCCTCATCGGCACCCTGGCGGTGGCGGCCACGGGCGCGGCGGGCGCGATCGGCGAGGGCATGGTGATGGCCACCGTCATCGGCGCGGACATCGGCCCCAAGCTGACGCCCATCGGCTCCCTGGCCACGTTGATGTGGCTGCACATCCTCGAAGGCCGGGGGCTGTCGGTCTCGTGGGGACGCTATCTGCGCACCGCCCTGGTGATCACGCCGCCGGTGCTCCTTGCCACGTTGGGGGCGCTCTGGGCGGCCCTGCGGCTCATGAACTGACGCCCACTTTCACGCTACGCGCGTCGGGGAGCGGTCCTCCTCCGGAGGATCGCTCCTTTCTGTGTGCCCGGCATGGGCGCTGACTTGGCGGTGAAAGTCCGCTACGGGCGAGGCAGCACCAGCCCGTTAGCCAAAGGCAAGGGTGTCCGTCGTGAGGCGGAATCTGAAGGAAGCCCGAGGCAAAGCCACGACCCGAGGAACACGAACCCCATAGGAGGCTGTGCCGCTCGGGTGAGCTGGCCGAACACAGCAAAACCCGAAGCTGCCAAAGGGCGGTGCGGTAGATGGGGCGGGTGCGGGGTGAAGGTCAGCGTTCTTACCCGGGGAGATCTGCCGGGAACGCCAGCAACGCTGGTAACCTGCGTCGGGAGACGCAGCTGAACCGGCAGAAGTCAGCAAAGGCCATAGTACCGGCAGGGGGACGCCCCAACCGGGAAGGGCCGAACGTCAGGAAAGGGGTGAACCCGTTGCGTTCGAGCAGCCCGCGACAAACGCAGAAGACCCCGAACGGGACCTGCTCGCCGGAGGTAGCGGTGAAGCCGCAAGGGACGGCGAGAGGGCGGAGTGGGCAGCCGGCACAAGACGGAACGTCACCCCGCGGGGAGCACAGCAACCTGATGGAGCAGGTGGTGGCCAGGGAGAACATGCTGGCCGCCCTGAAACGGGTGGAGCGGAACGGAGGCGCTCCCGGCGTGGACGGTGTCCCCACCGAACGGCTGCGGGACCAGATTCGCGTGGAGTGGAGCCGCATCCGTGAGGAACTGCTCCAGGGGACCTACAGACCGC
The nucleotide sequence above comes from Symbiobacterium thermophilum IAM 14863. Encoded proteins:
- the arsB gene encoding arsenical efflux pump membrane protein ArsB, whose amino-acid sequence is METILTPAAIFAGTLFLVIRRPWNLNTGVSALLGALLALLAGSITLVDVESVIGIVWDATLALVAIMVISTLLEQAGFFRWAALHLARRAGGSGRGLFVAVILLATAVSAFFTNDATVLIVTPIVLEMVEALGFGHQALLPFAMACGFMADAMSIPLAVSNLTNMIVVRYFDLSFARFALMMLLPSLACLGVTTLVLLGYYRREIPRRVDASGLGEPAAAIRDPFLFRVGVAVVCGMILAFLFNRTAFHVPTSAIMTIGAVLLLLAALRNRVVEPWPAIRRAPWHVVAFALGMYLVVFALGKAGLTGMVAGLLQGLTARGLGVTVLGTGLLVALLSAGVNNLPGVLIGTLAVAATGAAGAIGEGMVMATVIGADIGPKLTPIGSLATLMWLHILEGRGLSVSWGRYLRTALVITPPVLLATLGALWAALRLMN